In Microtus ochrogaster isolate Prairie Vole_2 chromosome 4, MicOch1.0, whole genome shotgun sequence, one genomic interval encodes:
- the Hsdl1 gene encoding inactive hydroxysteroid dehydrogenase-like protein 1, whose translation MAAVDSFYLLYREIARSCNCYMEALALVGAWYTARKSITVICDFYSLIRLHFIPRLGSRPDLIKQYGRWAVISGATDGIGKAYAEELASRGLNMILIGQEEEKLQAVAKHIADTYRVETVVMVADFSRGREIYAPIREALRDRDIGILVNDVGAFYPYPQYFTQIPEDTLWDIVNVNIAAASLMVHIVLPGMVERRKGAIVTVSSGSCCKPTPQLAAFSASKAYLDHFSRALQYEYASKGIFVQSLIPFHVTTSVTTPGSFLHRCPWLAPSPRVYAQHAVSTLGISKRTTGYWSHSIQFLFAQYMPEWLWVWGANLLNRSLRKEALSCQA comes from the exons ATGGCTGCTGTTGACAGCTTCTACCTCTTGTACAGGGAGATCGCCAGGTCTTGCAATTGCTATATGGAAGCCCTGGCCTTGGTAGGAGCCTGGTACACAGCCAGAAAGAGCATCACCGTCATCTGTGACTTCTACAGCTTGATCAGGCTGCACTTCATCCCTCGCCTGGGGAGCAGGCCCGACCTCATCAAGCAGTATGGAAGATGGGCTGTCATCAGTG GGGCCACAGATGGCATTGGGAAGGCCTATGCTGAGGAGTTAGCAAGCCGGGGACTCAACATGATCCTGATtggccaggaagaagagaagctgCAGGCTGTGGCCAAGCACATAGCTGATACCTATAGGGTGGAGACAGTTGTCATGGTGGCGGACTTCAGCAGAGGCCGGGAGATTTATGCTCCAATCCGAGAAGccctgagagacagagacattggCATCCTGGTGAATGACGTGGGTGCGTTCTACCCCTACCCCCAGTATTTCACCCAGATTCCTGAGGACACGCTCTGGGACATTGTGAATGTGAACATTGCGGCTGCAAGCTTGATGGTCCACATAGTGCTTCCAGGAAtggtggagagaaggaagggcgCCATCGTCACGGTGTCTTCTGGCTCCTGCTGCAAGCCTACACCACAGCTGGCGGCCTTTTCTGCATCCAAG GCCTACCTGGACCACTTCAGCCGAGCCCTGCAGTATGAGTACGCCTCTAAAGGGATCTTCGTGCAGAGTCTGATCCCCTTCCACGTGACCACCAGTGTGACTACGCCTGGCAGCTTCCTGCACAGGTGCCCGTGGCTGGCACCTTCGCCGAGAGTGTATGCTCAGCACGCGGTGTCGACCCTGGGCATTTCGAAAAGGACCACAGGCTACTGGTCCCACTCTATTCAG